From the Solanum pennellii chromosome 4, SPENNV200 genome, one window contains:
- the LOC107018388 gene encoding 40S ribosomal protein S15a-1: MVRVSVLNDALKSMYNAEKRGKRQVMIRPSSKVIIKFLIVMQKHGYIGEFEYVDDHRSGKIVVELNGRLNKCGVISPRFDVGVKEIEGWTARLLPSRQFGYIVLTTSAGIMDHEEARRKNVGGKVLGFFY, from the exons ATGGTCAGAGTTAGCGTGCTGAATGATGCTCTCAAGAGCATGTACAATGCTGAAAAGAGGGGAAAGCGTCAGGTCATGATTAGACCTTCATCAAAAGTCATCATCAAGTTCCTCATTGTTATGCAGAAGCATG GTTACATCGGAGAATTTGAGTACGTCGATGATCATAGGTCCGGAAAGATTGTTGTTGAACTGAACGGAAGGCTAAACAAGTGTGGTGTCATTAGTCCTCGCTTCGATGTTGGAGTCAAGGAGATTGAAGGATGGACTGCTAGATTGCTCCCTTCACGACAG TTTGGGTACATTGTGCTGACTACCTCAGCTGGTATCATGGACCATGAAGAGGCTAGGAGAAAGAATGTTGGTGGAAAAGTTCttggtttcttttattga